One stretch of Arcobacter sp. F155 DNA includes these proteins:
- a CDS encoding glycerate kinase produces the protein MSRKLLKELYFTSVNEVKAKALINQNIKLFDESIKIVDKSYSFERYKNIYVFSVGKASYLMAKECEKILKDKISGGLAICLEDKKLNYIETFQSTHPIVSRKSFKAAQKMIEKMQSLQKDDLVIFLLSGGASAMIEKPIDGLNFQEFEKVSTAVLKSGVDIKALNSVRKSISQIKGGKLANYTKAKCVNLVLSDVVGNDLSAIGSGLMYNEKVANYIIGSNKIALQKAKKSIESKVKKAKIVTTVLNKDTSEAAKFIKETIEKYDKKFDSYALFFGGETTTEVKANGVGGRNQELALKLLINDAIKDKTTILCAGSDGIDGNSNSTGAFLDNKIYKKIQKLELNAQEYLENCDSNSFFKKLKYDFTIGKTGTNVMDFIFVLKNGGA, from the coding sequence ATGTCTAGAAAACTACTAAAAGAGCTTTATTTTACAAGTGTAAATGAAGTAAAAGCAAAAGCCTTGATAAATCAAAATATTAAACTATTTGATGAGAGTATTAAAATAGTTGATAAAAGTTATAGTTTTGAAAGGTATAAAAATATATATGTCTTTTCTGTTGGAAAAGCCTCTTATCTTATGGCAAAAGAGTGTGAAAAGATTTTAAAAGATAAAATATCAGGTGGTTTAGCAATTTGCCTAGAAGATAAAAAATTAAACTACATAGAAACCTTCCAATCTACCCACCCAATAGTTTCAAGAAAAAGTTTTAAAGCTGCTCAAAAGATGATTGAAAAAATGCAATCCTTACAAAAAGATGATTTGGTGATTTTTTTACTTTCAGGTGGTGCTTCAGCAATGATAGAAAAACCAATTGATGGTTTAAACTTCCAAGAGTTTGAAAAGGTTTCAACTGCTGTTTTAAAAAGTGGAGTTGATATCAAGGCTTTAAACTCTGTTAGAAAATCTATTTCTCAAATAAAAGGTGGAAAACTAGCAAACTACACAAAGGCTAAGTGTGTGAATCTTGTGCTTAGTGATGTTGTTGGAAATGACTTATCAGCTATTGGCTCAGGTCTTATGTACAATGAAAAAGTAGCTAACTATATTATTGGAAGTAATAAAATAGCTTTACAAAAAGCTAAAAAAAGTATTGAGTCTAAAGTTAAAAAAGCAAAAATAGTAACTACCGTTTTAAATAAAGACACAAGCGAAGCTGCAAAGTTTATAAAAGAGACAATAGAAAAGTATGATAAGAAGTTTGATTCTTATGCTTTATTTTTTGGTGGAGAAACTACTACAGAAGTAAAAGCAAATGGAGTAGGTGGAAGAAATCAAGAACTAGCCTTAAAACTTTTAATAAATGATGCAATAAAAGATAAAACAACTATTCTTTGTGCAGGAAGCGATGGAATAGATGGAAATAGTAATTCTACAGGGGCTTTTTTAGATAATAAAATCTATAAAAAAATCCAAAAACTAGAATTAAATGCACAAGAGTATTTAGAAAATTGTGATAGTAATAGTTTTTTTAAGAAACTAAAATATGATTTTACTATAGGAAAGACTGGAACAAATGTGATGGATTTTATCTTTGTACTAAAAAATGGAGGTGCATAA
- a CDS encoding glycosyl transferase, giving the protein MADFFQNGAITTLQNLGNRSLESIENELEEFSKRRRMVLLLPALYSEFETPAMAKIIEELKSVKYLYKIILGLDKATKEQFEEVKELMSVLPCKVDVLWNDGPNIQKLYKQLEEEGFPGLQDPGKGRNVWTMMGYGLTDKDAYAFALHDCDIVNYSKEIPARLFYPIVHPALDFEFNKGFYSRVTTKLHGRATRLLFTPLVNSLVKVFGSNKYLEYMESFRYSLSGEFSFIRSLGRGIGISPTWGLEVSTLSEVYKNTSNKRICQTEIMETYEHKHQDLGSQASGGGIYKMANDIAKTIFRVLAQEGVIFSEASFKTLLATYFQESRFEISKYNALSKINGLQYNREKEIKAVEAFQDAIKQASLEFYEDPMGVPSLPPWITVRSVLPDFSDKFYFSVQEDNK; this is encoded by the coding sequence ATGGCAGATTTTTTTCAAAATGGGGCAATAACAACTTTACAAAACTTAGGAAATAGAAGTTTAGAAAGTATCGAAAATGAACTTGAAGAGTTTAGCAAAAGAAGAAGAATGGTATTGCTTTTACCTGCACTTTACTCTGAGTTTGAAACTCCTGCGATGGCAAAGATTATTGAAGAATTAAAAAGTGTCAAATATCTTTATAAAATTATTTTAGGTTTAGACAAAGCTACAAAAGAGCAGTTTGAAGAGGTAAAAGAACTTATGTCAGTTCTTCCTTGTAAGGTTGATGTTTTATGGAATGATGGACCAAATATTCAAAAACTATATAAACAACTAGAAGAAGAGGGCTTCCCTGGACTTCAAGACCCAGGAAAAGGAAGAAATGTTTGGACTATGATGGGATATGGACTTACAGACAAAGACGCATATGCCTTTGCTTTACATGATTGTGATATTGTAAATTATAGTAAAGAGATACCTGCACGACTTTTTTATCCTATTGTTCATCCTGCTTTAGACTTTGAGTTTAATAAAGGTTTTTACTCAAGGGTTACAACAAAACTTCATGGAAGAGCTACAAGACTTCTTTTTACTCCTTTAGTAAACTCCCTTGTAAAAGTTTTTGGAAGTAACAAGTATTTAGAATATATGGAAAGCTTTAGATACTCACTTTCAGGAGAGTTTTCATTTATAAGGTCACTTGGTAGAGGTATTGGTATTTCTCCAACTTGGGGATTAGAAGTTTCTACTTTAAGTGAGGTTTATAAAAACACTTCAAATAAAAGAATATGTCAAACAGAGATTATGGAAACCTATGAACATAAGCATCAAGATTTAGGAAGTCAAGCAAGTGGTGGTGGAATATATAAAATGGCAAATGATATAGCAAAAACAATATTTAGAGTTTTAGCCCAAGAGGGAGTTATCTTTTCAGAAGCTTCATTTAAAACCTTACTTGCTACATATTTTCAAGAATCAAGATTTGAAATCTCAAAATACAATGCCCTAAGTAAAATAAATGGCCTTCAATACAATAGAGAAAAAGAGATAAAAGCAGTTGAAGCTTTCCAAGATGCTATTAAACAAGCCTCTTTAGAGTTTTATGAAGACCCAATGGGAGTGCCGTCTTTACCACCGTGGATTACTGTTAGGTCTGTATTGCCAGACTTCTCTGATAAATTTTATTTCTCAGTACAAGAAGACAATAAGTAA
- a CDS encoding alpha-amylase family glycosyl hydrolase, whose product MHISNPEHTINKRLNRLYPPEIAQKAVNSIIDLIFKYKSRVDSKEYKLSQKDVILISYGNQVTRESEPSLQTLKEFMDKHLKGIINSIHILPFYPYSSDDGFSVVNYNTVDPHMGSWREIEQISADYRLMVDGVINHVSQFSDWFKAYLENDEYFKDFFIEVDPSADLRKVVRPRSTPLLSEFLDANGRVKNIWTTFSKDQVDLNYKSHRVLRNVLDSLFYYIEKGARIIRLDAIAFIWKELGTSCVHLPQTHELIQLIREVLHEVAPEVIIITETNVPHDENVSYFGSGDDEAQMVYNFALPPLLIHSILNQDTKKLTSWARTLTLPSDKVCFFNFTASHDGIGLRPVHDILSKEELENLVSTVKEHKGLVSYRMDENGVESPYELNCSYIDALTHPDEDSNIRLKRMLVAQATALVMPGVPGIYFHSLVGSRNYHDGVKHSGQNRTINREKLNIDWLETKLAKQGSSVKTMFDSYKRLISIRISEKAFDPFGSFRFLDLGSKLFALEQTCKECEQRVLAIHNFSNERVKCTIPEDISLPLYDILSSNFTVTIKDNREIYIEPYQIVWLKGNV is encoded by the coding sequence ATGCATATTTCAAATCCAGAACATACTATAAATAAAAGGTTAAATAGACTTTATCCTCCTGAGATTGCCCAAAAAGCAGTAAATAGTATTATAGATTTAATATTCAAATATAAATCAAGGGTTGACTCAAAAGAGTATAAGCTAAGCCAAAAAGATGTTATCTTGATAAGCTATGGAAACCAAGTTACAAGGGAGAGTGAACCTTCACTTCAAACTTTAAAAGAGTTTATGGATAAACATTTAAAAGGCATAATAAACTCAATACATATTTTGCCCTTTTATCCATACTCTTCTGATGATGGCTTTTCAGTTGTAAACTATAATACCGTCGACCCTCATATGGGTTCATGGAGAGAGATTGAGCAAATAAGTGCTGACTATAGACTTATGGTTGATGGAGTTATAAATCATGTGTCACAGTTTTCTGATTGGTTTAAAGCCTATTTGGAAAATGATGAGTATTTCAAAGACTTTTTTATCGAAGTTGACCCAAGTGCTGATTTAAGAAAAGTAGTTAGACCAAGGTCAACACCCTTACTTAGTGAATTTCTTGATGCAAACGGAAGAGTAAAAAATATTTGGACTACGTTTAGTAAAGACCAAGTTGATTTAAACTATAAAAGCCATAGAGTACTTAGAAATGTTCTTGATTCTCTTTTTTACTATATAGAAAAAGGTGCAAGAATTATAAGACTTGATGCCATCGCATTTATCTGGAAAGAGCTTGGAACATCTTGCGTACATCTTCCTCAAACCCATGAGTTAATACAATTAATAAGAGAAGTCTTACATGAAGTAGCCCCTGAGGTTATAATAATCACAGAAACAAATGTACCCCACGATGAAAATGTCTCATACTTTGGAAGTGGAGATGATGAAGCACAGATGGTATATAACTTTGCACTACCACCTTTACTAATTCACTCAATTTTAAATCAAGATACTAAAAAACTTACCTCTTGGGCTAGGACTTTAACATTGCCTAGTGATAAGGTTTGCTTTTTTAACTTTACAGCAAGTCATGATGGAATAGGCTTACGACCTGTACATGATATCTTAAGTAAAGAAGAGCTTGAGAACTTAGTATCAACTGTAAAAGAGCATAAAGGACTAGTTTCCTATAGAATGGATGAAAATGGTGTAGAGAGTCCATATGAGTTAAACTGCTCATATATAGATGCCCTAACTCACCCAGATGAAGATAGTAACATAAGATTAAAAAGAATGTTAGTCGCCCAAGCCACAGCTTTAGTTATGCCAGGTGTTCCTGGGATTTATTTTCATTCACTTGTGGGTTCACGAAATTATCATGATGGAGTAAAACATAGTGGTCAAAATAGAACTATAAATAGAGAAAAATTAAATATTGATTGGCTTGAAACAAAGTTAGCTAAACAAGGAAGTTCTGTAAAGACTATGTTTGATAGTTATAAAAGGTTGATTTCTATTAGAATTAGTGAAAAAGCTTTTGACCCTTTTGGTTCATTTAGATTTTTGGATTTAGGTTCAAAGCTTTTTGCCCTAGAGCAAACTTGTAAAGAGTGTGAGCAAAGAGTCTTGGCTATTCATAACTTTTCAAATGAAAGGGTTAAGTGTACTATTCCTGAAGATATATCATTGCCTTTATATGATATACTTTCATCAAATTTTACAGTCACAATAAAAGATAATAGAGAAATATATATTGAGCCTTATCAAATAGTATGGCTTAAAGGAAATGTATAA
- the galU gene encoding UTP--glucose-1-phosphate uridylyltransferase GalU, translating into MIKKCLFPAAGYGTRFLPATKAMPKEMLPILTKPLIQYGVEEAMDAGCDVMAIITGRGKRAITDHFDISYELEHQIQGSSKEKMLADIRHIIDKCTFTYTRQNEMKGLGDAIYKGNALLGEQDPFAVILADDLCVNPDGDGILAQMVKLYEKYKCCIVACMEVPQDEVHKYGVIEGNEIEDGVFMVSNMVEKPDNDKAPSNLAVIGRYVLTPDIFDIIKNTKPGKNGELQITDALCTQAKNGMVMAYKFKGKRFDCGSVDGFVEATNYFYDLEKKQK; encoded by the coding sequence GTGATAAAAAAATGTTTATTTCCAGCAGCAGGATATGGAACTAGGTTTTTACCAGCAACAAAAGCAATGCCAAAAGAGATGTTACCAATTTTAACTAAACCATTAATCCAATATGGTGTAGAAGAGGCAATGGACGCTGGATGTGATGTTATGGCTATTATTACAGGCCGAGGTAAAAGAGCTATTACTGACCACTTTGATATTTCATATGAGTTAGAACATCAGATTCAAGGTTCATCAAAAGAGAAAATGCTTGCAGATATTAGACATATCATTGACAAGTGTACTTTTACATACACAAGACAAAATGAGATGAAAGGTCTAGGTGATGCAATCTACAAAGGAAATGCACTTTTAGGTGAGCAAGACCCATTTGCAGTAATCTTAGCAGATGACCTTTGTGTAAATCCAGATGGTGATGGAATCTTAGCACAAATGGTAAAACTATATGAAAAATACAAGTGTTGTATCGTAGCTTGTATGGAAGTTCCTCAAGATGAGGTTCATAAGTATGGAGTTATCGAAGGAAATGAGATTGAAGATGGTGTATTTATGGTTTCAAATATGGTTGAAAAACCAGACAACGATAAAGCTCCTTCAAATCTAGCTGTTATTGGAAGATATGTTTTAACTCCTGATATCTTTGATATTATCAAAAATACAAAGCCTGGTAAAAATGGTGAGCTGCAAATCACTGATGCCCTTTGTACGCAAGCTAAAAATGGCATGGTAATGGCATATAAATTTAAGGGAAAAAGATTTGATTGTGGTAGTGTAGATGGTTTTGTTGAGGCTACTAACTATTTTTATGATTTAGAGAAAAAGCAAAAATAG
- a CDS encoding glucose-6-phosphate isomerase, which translates to MVSFEQNFYPKISKAGKETLKKSFEALKEEKESKKVGYYELPKNGLKTIKELKTYQKENPYLKKDSIKNIIVVGIGGSSLGTKAVYEFLKYKTKSKRKLHFLENVDPIIIGETLQKIKKENTLFLIISKSGTTIETTSIFKFIIEKYKFDLSLKKDANRFAFITDKNSSLSKLASDYSIKQFNIPKNVGGRFSVLSAVGIVPLSLVGIDVKELLDGAKGLIDSFFEFKEKKILKKAYFYSKLAKKYPINVLFSYSSLFTYFNQWYVQLWGESLGKHDMLGNSVGLTPVHLVGSVDQHSFLQLILEGPKDKTVTVIKVEDFKKRAKIPDIKLKYLEKTDYINNHSFNELLNEECNATYETILENEIPADMIVLDRISAQNIGILIAYYELLTSSVGQMLMINVYNQPGVEFGKQKLVQKFEEEA; encoded by the coding sequence ATGGTAAGTTTTGAGCAGAATTTTTATCCAAAGATTTCTAAAGCAGGAAAAGAGACTTTAAAAAAAAGTTTTGAGGCCTTAAAAGAAGAGAAAGAGTCTAAGAAAGTAGGCTACTATGAGCTTCCTAAAAATGGTTTAAAAACTATAAAAGAGCTCAAAACTTACCAAAAAGAGAATCCTTATTTAAAAAAGGATTCTATAAAAAATATCATTGTAGTTGGAATTGGTGGTTCTAGTTTAGGAACAAAAGCTGTTTATGAGTTTTTGAAATACAAAACTAAAAGCAAAAGAAAACTACACTTTCTTGAAAATGTTGACCCAATAATTATTGGTGAAACTCTACAAAAAATCAAAAAAGAGAATACTCTGTTTTTAATCATCTCAAAATCTGGAACCACTATTGAGACAACTTCTATTTTCAAGTTTATTATTGAGAAGTACAAGTTTGATTTATCACTAAAAAAAGATGCAAATAGATTTGCTTTTATTACCGATAAAAACTCTTCTTTATCTAAACTTGCAAGTGATTATTCTATAAAGCAATTTAATATTCCTAAAAACGTAGGTGGAAGATTTTCTGTTTTATCTGCTGTTGGAATTGTGCCTTTATCTTTAGTAGGAATTGATGTAAAAGAGCTTTTAGATGGAGCAAAAGGTTTAATAGACTCATTCTTTGAATTTAAAGAGAAGAAAATACTAAAAAAAGCCTACTTTTATTCAAAACTTGCAAAGAAGTATCCTATCAATGTACTGTTTTCTTACTCCTCTTTATTTACTTATTTTAATCAATGGTATGTGCAACTTTGGGGTGAGTCTTTAGGTAAACATGATATGCTAGGAAATAGTGTAGGGCTAACGCCTGTACATCTTGTAGGGTCAGTCGACCAACACTCTTTTTTACAGCTTATTTTAGAAGGTCCAAAAGATAAAACAGTAACAGTTATAAAAGTAGAGGACTTTAAAAAAAGAGCCAAAATCCCAGATATCAAACTAAAGTACCTAGAAAAAACAGACTACATAAACAATCACTCTTTTAATGAACTGCTAAATGAAGAGTGTAATGCAACCTATGAGACAATCTTAGAAAATGAGATTCCAGCTGATATGATAGTTTTAGATAGAATTTCAGCTCAAAATATAGGAATACTTATAGCTTACTATGAACTTCTAACTTCAAGTGTTGGGCAAATGCTTATGATAAATGTTTATAACCAACCAGGAGTAGAGTTTGGAAAACAAAAGTTAGTTCAAAAGTTTGAAGAGGAAGCTTAG
- a CDS encoding DMT family transporter: protein MNNPVLQGHFYILLATILIGGSFIAVENLAGLIDPFSLILLRFLVSAIILAPFVLVSKKNRAMIIPSLGRGAILSSFYAGFFVLQLIALETTTALNTGALYTLTPLLTALLSIFFFKDKISLRQYLIFFVAAISTCGVIFKGSLDLLLSFSLNNGDLVFFASMFLMAFYSIFLKTLQRDEKPIVMVFSILLGGSFWMAIILLIFDIPLNWHLVKGEFAVNIAYLIVMTTLFTLYLYQKATTVLNPKIIMSYTYINPAVVAILVSVLSDVNLGFKVWFFIVISCMVTVLLQYILHKEKKI from the coding sequence TTGAATAATCCAGTTCTACAAGGTCACTTCTATATACTTTTAGCCACCATTTTAATTGGTGGCTCTTTTATAGCTGTTGAAAACTTAGCAGGACTTATCGACCCTTTTTCACTTATTTTACTTAGGTTTTTAGTGTCAGCTATTATCTTAGCTCCTTTTGTTTTAGTAAGCAAAAAAAATAGAGCTATGATAATACCTAGTTTAGGAAGAGGAGCTATCTTAAGCTCTTTTTATGCAGGGTTCTTTGTCTTGCAACTTATAGCACTAGAGACGACAACAGCTTTAAATACAGGGGCTTTATACACCCTAACACCTTTGTTAACAGCACTTCTTAGTATCTTTTTCTTTAAAGACAAAATTAGTCTAAGACAATATCTTATTTTCTTTGTAGCTGCTATTAGTACTTGTGGTGTTATTTTTAAAGGTAGTTTAGATTTACTTCTATCTTTTTCTTTAAACAATGGTGACCTAGTATTTTTTGCAAGTATGTTTTTGATGGCATTTTATTCAATCTTTTTAAAGACACTTCAAAGGGATGAAAAACCTATAGTAATGGTATTTTCTATTTTACTTGGTGGTTCATTTTGGATGGCTATTATTTTACTGATATTTGACATACCTTTAAACTGGCACTTAGTAAAAGGAGAGTTTGCTGTAAATATTGCTTACCTAATAGTTATGACAACACTATTTACTCTATACCTTTACCAAAAAGCAACAACAGTTTTAAACCCTAAAATTATCATGTCATATACTTATATCAACCCTGCAGTAGTTGCTATTTTAGTATCAGTTTTAAGTGATGTAAATCTTGGGTTTAAAGTTTGGTTTTTTATTGTAATCTCTTGTATGGTAACTGTGCTACTTCAATATATACTTCACAAAGAGAAGAAAATCTAA
- a CDS encoding uroporphyrinogen-III synthase → MKIKKLIDSLDLIYYEYDPKTNIIKPDNKYCNQHTQREFTKITFYLSKKHIQFDVLPDKAIIVNGKNSIMSRIKRAYNSIAEDIKNSRKNIFVLSNKKVKWAKNIPLFEIKFIKKDIDLEKYDALIFTSKNAIESINSFNKSWKKIPAYVISPQSAKLVRNLNGRLEFVGKEKHGDKFAEEIAEDLKDKKVLYLRGEKTVSRLVDILREQGINCDEESIYENNFKKIDKKVNFPKGSKIIFSSPSTIEYFFKNFEWDNSFYAISIGQTTAKHFPKNIKPLIADDTSIEACVQKAIEVE, encoded by the coding sequence ATGAAAATTAAAAAGCTAATTGATTCATTAGACTTAATATATTATGAATATGATCCAAAAACAAATATAATCAAACCAGACAATAAATACTGCAATCAACACACCCAAAGAGAATTTACAAAAATCACATTTTATTTATCAAAAAAACACATTCAATTTGATGTTTTACCTGATAAAGCTATCATAGTAAACGGGAAAAATTCAATCATGTCAAGAATAAAAAGAGCATATAACTCTATCGCTGAAGATATTAAAAATAGTAGAAAAAACATTTTCGTACTTAGCAACAAAAAAGTAAAGTGGGCTAAAAACATCCCTCTATTTGAAATCAAATTTATTAAAAAAGATATAGACTTAGAAAAGTATGATGCTTTAATCTTCACTTCTAAAAATGCAATTGAGTCTATAAACTCATTTAACAAATCATGGAAAAAGATTCCTGCATATGTGATTTCACCACAAAGTGCAAAACTTGTTAGAAATCTAAATGGTAGATTAGAGTTTGTAGGAAAAGAAAAACACGGTGATAAATTTGCCGAAGAGATAGCAGAAGATTTAAAAGATAAAAAGGTTTTATACCTAAGAGGTGAAAAAACTGTTTCAAGACTTGTTGATATTTTAAGAGAACAAGGTATCAACTGTGATGAAGAGTCTATTTATGAAAACAATTTTAAAAAGATAGATAAGAAAGTAAACTTTCCAAAAGGTTCAAAGATAATCTTCTCTTCACCTTCGACTATTGAATACTTTTTCAAAAACTTTGAATGGGATAATAGTTTTTATGCTATTTCTATTGGACAGACAACTGCAAAACACTTTCCAAAAAATATAAAACCACTTATTGCAGATGATACTTCAATAGAAGCTTGTGTGCAAAAAGCCATCGAAGTTGAATAA
- a CDS encoding MarR family winged helix-turn-helix transcriptional regulator, with translation MSICFLSLETSKVFNQLILKHIEEVGYESISMSSLLIFPYLQKSDKQSISTLAKELNQSRQATHKSIKKLEELDYIKLVQEKNKKEINISLTKKGNALLEEANSFIEKLQSQLTKIVGKKELEQFIENQNIIFDYLNSKLD, from the coding sequence ATGTCAATATGCTTTTTATCACTTGAAACAAGTAAAGTCTTTAATCAACTTATTCTAAAACATATAGAAGAAGTAGGATATGAGAGTATTTCTATGTCAAGTTTACTTATCTTTCCGTACTTACAAAAAAGTGATAAACAGTCAATATCAACTCTTGCAAAGGAGCTTAACCAATCAAGACAGGCTACTCACAAAAGTATAAAAAAGCTTGAAGAGTTAGACTACATAAAACTAGTACAAGAGAAAAACAAAAAAGAGATAAATATCTCTTTGACAAAAAAAGGAAATGCTTTATTAGAAGAAGCAAATAGTTTTATAGAAAAACTACAATCGCAGCTGACAAAAATAGTTGGGAAAAAAGAGTTAGAGCAATTTATTGAAAATCAGAATATTATTTTTGATTATTTAAATTCAAAGTTAGACTAA
- a CDS encoding monooxygenase has product MKYLLQIDFPHNGPFGKEMSEAMADLAKDIATEESLEFKIWTENEETKEAGGIYVFNNLEDANRYLDKHTKRLQSFGYDNINSKIFNINEELSVLSKAGFLK; this is encoded by the coding sequence ATGAAATATTTATTACAAATCGATTTTCCTCATAATGGACCTTTTGGCAAAGAAATGAGCGAAGCCATGGCTGACCTAGCAAAAGATATTGCTACTGAAGAGAGCTTAGAGTTTAAAATCTGGACTGAAAATGAAGAGACTAAAGAAGCAGGTGGAATCTATGTATTTAATAATCTTGAAGATGCAAATAGATATTTAGACAAACATACAAAGAGACTACAATCTTTTGGATATGATAATATCAACTCAAAAATATTTAATATAAATGAAGAGTTAAGTGTACTTTCTAAGGCTGGGTTTTTGAAATAG
- a CDS encoding helix-turn-helix domain-containing protein, with protein MKEIKNLDEDYIQNLYIKIGQNVKRIRKEKKVSQLSLAHAIGHKSVTVISCCEICHKNYHFNIEHLAKIAYVLEVDINEFFKDI; from the coding sequence ATGAAAGAAATAAAAAATTTAGATGAAGATTATATTCAAAATTTATATATCAAAATTGGTCAAAATGTTAAAAGAATAAGAAAAGAAAAAAAAGTTTCTCAACTAAGCCTTGCTCATGCTATTGGTCATAAATCAGTAACTGTTATTTCATGTTGTGAAATTTGTCACAAAAATTATCACTTTAATATTGAGCATCTTGCAAAAATTGCTTATGTTTTAGAAGTAGATATAAATGAGTTTTTTAAAGATATTTAG
- a CDS encoding site-specific integrase, translating to MKKKKTTKIRENITEVEYLKLLIYLNGKENLTANTKNNLKRTFILLFYTGMRINEVKQLRVKDIDTIIKKEELIIVTHKTRKERKLFFSKEATKQIKKHFVFNDDAKNNDYIITVKGNPLKIPSSATYISSVNSFIEEVLGHRYSSHSFRSGIITDMSKSINPKFIKEFIGHSDIKTTMRHIRPTDEDLKACLVR from the coding sequence ATGAAAAAGAAAAAAACTACTAAAATTAGAGAAAATATTACAGAGGTTGAGTATCTAAAACTGCTTATATACCTTAATGGTAAAGAAAATCTAACTGCTAACACTAAAAACAATTTAAAGAGAACTTTCATTTTACTTTTTTATACTGGTATGAGAATTAATGAGGTAAAGCAGTTAAGAGTAAAAGATATTGATACAATAATAAAAAAAGAAGAATTAATTATTGTTACTCATAAAACTAGAAAAGAGAGAAAGCTCTTTTTTTCAAAGGAAGCAACCAAACAGATAAAGAAGCACTTTGTATTTAATGATGATGCTAAAAACAATGATTACATTATTACAGTAAAAGGTAATCCATTAAAAATTCCAAGTAGCGCAACTTATATTTCAAGTGTAAATAGTTTTATAGAAGAAGTATTAGGGCACAGGTATTCAAGTCATTCTTTTAGAAGTGGTATTATTACTGATATGAGTAAATCTATAAACCCTAAATTTATAAAGGAGTTTATTGGGCATAGTGATATAAAAACTACTATGAGACATATTAGACCTACAGATGAAGATTTAAAGGCTTGTTTAGTTAGATAA